A section of the Citrus sinensis cultivar Valencia sweet orange chromosome 8, DVS_A1.0, whole genome shotgun sequence genome encodes:
- the LOC102608554 gene encoding glucan endo-1,3-beta-glucosidase 14, giving the protein MGSFSFSFSSIVKLSLFFLILSDSVPRIQGLPGVGINYGQIANNLPSPSRVSVLLRSLNISRVKLYDTDPVVLSAFSNSNVDFIIGLGNEYLENMTDPGKAQSWIQQRLQPHLPQTRITCILVGNEVFKGEDTKLYSYLLPAMQTVYKTLVDLGLDKQVIVTSAHSLDILANSFPPSAGSFRQDLAVYIQPILSFHSQVKSPFLINAYPYFAYKDSPNQVPLDYVLFQPNQGTTDPITNLKYDNMLYAQIDAVYSAMKAMGHSDIEVRISETGWPSKGDENEAGATVENAELYNGNLLKRIQQKQGTPGKPSVPVDVYFFALFNENLKPGPTSERNYGLYYPNGNPVYNIGIKGYLPEMDYSSASPKIKILPVCLSLLIYVIAYLIYA; this is encoded by the exons ATGGGCAGCTTCAGCTTCAGCTTCAGTTCCATCGTtaaactctctctcttctttctcaTTCTTTCAG ATTCAGTACCCAGAATCCAAGGCCTTCCAGGAGTTGGAATTAACTATGGCCAGATAGCAAACAATCTGCCATCCCCATCCCGTGTCTCGGTCCTCTTAAGATCTCTCAACATCAGCAGAGTTAAACTCTACGACACAGATCCCGTCGTCCTCTCGGCATTCTccaacagtaacgtagacttCATCATTGGCCTAGGCAACGAGTACCTCGAAAACATGACTGATCCGGGCAAGGCACAGAGTTGGATCCAACAGCGGCTTCAGCCCCATCTCCCTCAGACAAGAATCACTTGCATACTAGTAGGCAATGAAGTGTTCAAAGGTGAGGACACCAAGCTATACTCGTATCTCCTCCCAGCTATGCAAACGGTGTATAAAACGCTCGTTGATCTTGGCCTTGATAAGCAAGTTATTGTCACATCCGCGCATTCACTCGACATCCTAGCCAACTCTTTTCCGCCTTCAGCTGGATCTTTCCGGCAAGATCTTGCCGTATATATTCAACCGATTCTCAGCTTTCACTCTCAGGTCAAGTCACCTTTCTTGATCAATGCTTATCCTTATTTTGCATACAAGGACAGCCCAAATCAGGTTCCATTAGACTACGTGCTGTTCCAGCCTAACCAAGGGACGACGGATCCAATTACCAATTTGAAATATGACAACATGTTGTATGCCCAAATTGACGCTGTTTATTCAGCAATGAAAGCAATGGGGCACTCGGATATCGAGGTTAGGATTTCGGAGACAGGGTGGCCTTCTAAGGGAGATGAAAACGAAGCTGGAGCTACGGTGGAGAATGCGGAATTGTACAATGGGAACTTGCTGAAAAGGATACAGCAGAAGCAAGGCACCCCTGGAAAACCATCAGTTCCTGTTGACGTCTATTTTTTTGCACTTTTTAATGAGAATTTGAAGCCCGGTCCGACGTCAGAGAGAAATTATGGACTCTATTATCCTAATGGTAACCCAGTTTATAACATTGGAATAAAAGGGTATCTTCCAGAAATGGACTATTCTTCAGCATCACCCAAGATTAAG ATTTTGCCAGTGTGCTTGAGTCTTCTGATCTATGTTATAGCATATTTAATCTATGCATAA